Within Ascidiaceihabitans donghaensis, the genomic segment CGTCCAACCCTGCGCGGGACACATCGTCCAGATCAAGACGGTCCAGCTGCGTCCGGATACGCGACAACGGTGTGCGCATTTCGTGTGCCACGACATTTCCAAGGCGTTGATGCGCATCAAACAGATGCGAAATCCGGTCCAGCATCGCATTTATATGTCCCACCAACGCGCTTTGTTCGCTTGTTCCATCAAGCCCCCCAAGCCGCGCGGCCACCCCCCCTGCACCGCCAATGCGCGATAGATCAGCGTTCATTGCAGCAATCCGGTTGCGGGCCGCGCTTGCGGTCAACCATGCCGCACACAAACCGGCCATCAGCATCGCCAAACCAAACCCGCAAAGCACCCAAAGCATGCGTGTTAGGGTCTGATCGACAGGGTTCAAGCTGACGCCAACAAGCACAGGGAATCCGCCCCGCAGCCCTTGAGAGGACACCAGATGGTCCCCCCCTGCCCCGACAGCCACACGGTCGCCTTGTGTCGGTCCGGTGCCTTCTTCGGGCACTTTGACCCCTGCAGGCCAATCCGCCAGATTGCCAGCCAGCATCTTTCCATTGCGGTCCAATAAAACGTAAATACTGCCGGCCGGATCACCCTTGTCGGCACGGTACGCGATGGCCTCTCGCAACGATACGATGCGACGCTGATCATAAAGCGCGGCGAACCCCTGCACCTCTGCCTGCAACCGGTCTTCGGTGGCGCGGATCAGCCGGTTTTCCAAAACTCCATACACCACCCAAACCCCAAGCACGGCCAGCCCAAGCGGCACGCAAGCCACAATCAACGCGGTGCGAAACGGGCTGCCAGAAAACAGGCCTGTCATGGGCGACTTTCAGGGGCCGGCCCAAACCAATACCCTGTGCCCCGCGCCGTGTGTATCCAATCCCGCCCCGTTTGGCTTTCCAACTTGCGCCGCAACCGACCTACGTGGACATCCACAACATTGGTCTGGGGATCAAAATTCAGGTTCCAGACGTGTTCCAAAAGCTGCATGCGACTAAGAGGCGTCCCTGCATTTTGGGCGAAATACAAAAGCAGATCGAACTCTTTGGGGGAAATGGGAATATGGGTTTGACCGTGATGCACCGTGCGGGCACGCATGCGAATTTCCAATGCTCCGAACACCAGAAAATCGTTGCCTGTGTTTTCCGATCGCCCGCGCCGCATCAAAGCCCGGATGCGGGCCCGCAATTCTTCCGCATCAAACGGTTTCGCCAGATAATCATCCGCCCCACGATCCAAACCATGGCTGCGATGGCCAGCATGGGCCAGTGCAGACACCATAAGGACAACAGGCACCTGGCCTAGCGCCCGTAATTCCCCGATCATGTCCACTGAATCGCCATCCGGAAGCAAGCGGTCGACGATAGCCAGAGCCACAGGATGGGCCTGCGCGATGGCAAGCCCTTGTGCAAAGGTCGTGGCCTCAAAAGCGGACAGTCCAAGATCATCGCAGGCGTCGCACAAAGCGCACATCATTTCGGGATCGTCTTCAATAACAAGAACTGTGGCACTGCGATCAGTCAAAACTTACCACCTCTTGATCCAACACATTCGCACCACTGGACGGACGCAACCCCACACCGTCATCCCAAGGATCCAGCATGTAATGCTGCGTGGCCCCGTCGGGCAGAACGATACGCAACAAAAGCGGTTCGTCAAACTGAAAGGTTTGCGGCCAATCCGGACCGAAGGTTTCCACCCCCCGCCCGTTGATTGCATCAATGCGGTCGCCTTTGCTCAGGCCGACGAAGAACCCTGTCCCGTTTGATGACACTGCATCAATTGTGCCCATGACATTGATCGTCAGACCCATGTCTGCAAATCCGTAGGTCTCTATCGCCTCAGCGGCGTTTGTGGTCATCGCGTTCAAACTGGCCGGCAACGGTGTGCGGTCCACCGTCAAAGTGATGGTACGATTTTCGCGGATGACCTCAATATCAGTGTCTATATTGGACTTTCGCAGCGCAAATGCCAAATCACCGGGCGTTGTGATTTGCGTGGCACCGTACACCGTCAGAATATCGCCAGCCTGCATCCCTGCCCGTGACGCGGGACTGTTTGGACGCACAAGATCAACCAGAACCCCCTGCCCCTCAAAGCCAAGCGCCGTACGGATGCGGGGCGAAAACGGACGTACCTTCATTCCCGGCGCCAAAATTTCGGGCCCTGGTTCCCGAGATAGAAACTCGCTTACGTCAGCTGCTGATATGGCGTAAGCGATGCCCACGAAAAAACGCGACCCATCGCTGATGCGGGTGTTTACGCCCAACACCCCGCCCTGAAAATTCAACAATGGCCCACCGCTTGAACCTGGATTAACGGACGCGGAGTGCTGAACGTAAAGCAGCGGTTGCGTGGCGTCGACCTGACGTGCGCGTGCTGACACGATACCCGCCGTCAAACTGAAACCCGCCTCCAAGGGGGCGCCAGTGGCATAAACAGTGTGACCGGGATGTACAGCGCCGACATCCAACTGCAAAGGGTCGACAGACGTCGCTTTTTCAGTCTCTAACACTGACAAGTCTAGCATTTTGTCGATACGCATCACCCGCGCCGCCATACGCGTTCCGTCTTGAAACACCAGCATGACACGGCCCGCATTTCCAATCACATGCGCATTCGACACAACTGTTTTTTTATCGCGGACAACAAATCCAGACCCCAAGAAGCGGTTCCTTCCATCGTCACTGCGCACAATGACAGTGGACGCTAAAACGCGGTCCGTCGTGGCCTTTGTCATATTTGTCGCGCGGGCCGCATCAGGCGCAAACCACCCGAGCGTTATAAAAATAGCTAATGTTATCAAACGCATAAATCACCTTCTTCGTTACTGACATCAACTTAGACCCTCCGTTTTATGAAAACCCGTGAAAAATGCTGTCATGTTTGAATTGGGCGCTTGGCAGAGCAACTGGCCGCTACTACCCTTTGATGCAATTCGGTTCATTCAACGAGGATATTATGCGCTTTTTAATGACAGCCTTTTTCACAGCAACCCTGTCCCTGCCCGCTTCCACATTGTCGGCACAGGCCACACAAAGCGCCATCAAACGCGCCGAAGCCAGTCGCGTGTTGTTTGACATTGGCTTGGAACAGCGCGACGCCCTTATGGTTCTGGCCGCCGCAAAATTGCGCAGCACCTTGAACCTGACACCGTCGGATCGCACACCAGACGGCGGCACGCCTGATGACACCGGCAGTGTTCTTGACCCTGAACAAATGCTGCAATTTGCCTACGACTTCGCCGCAAGTGATCCATTGCTGCTGGGCGTGATCGAAGATGCCGCGGCCGAAACCACCAAAGGCGTAACCGGTGGGCCGGTGTTCAATACTGCCACCATCGCCCCCAAGAAAACCGACACCTATGGTGCTGTGCCCTTCGATGCGGGCGTATACGCGGAAATCTACGTCGAAGCCAAAGACAGCAGCGACCTGAACCTGACCATCCGTGACGCCCAAGGCCGTCTTGTATGTTCGGACACCGACACCAGCGCAATCGCCTATTGCGGATGGCAGCCCCGCACCGCAGGGGATTTCAGTATCAATGTGCAAAATATGTCAGGGCGTTCGGTTCAATACTCCCTCATCACCAACTGATAGGACGCACACATGCGATGTAATTTGATGCGGCGCTTGGGTGCTGCGGCCATTTTGATGCTGACGGCACACCCTTTGTGGGCAGACAATCACGCGCTTGTTGTGGGCGCGTCGACTTACACCAATCTGGACGAAAAATTCTGGCTGCGGGGTCCGGCCAACGATGCTGTCCTGGTTAAGACCTATCTGACCACCACCGCCCCGGTCCCCTTCCCCGAAGGCAATGTGATCATGTTGGCAGATGGTGTCACAGCATCTGACGGCGATCCGACCTTGCAAGGTATTCGAGACGCTTTTGCGACGTTGCAGGCCAAACTGCAGCCGGGCGATTTCGTCTACCTGCACTTTTCCGGTCATGGCACACAAACACCAGCAGCGGATCCAGACAGCGAAACTGACGGGTTGGATGAGATGTTTCTGCCCATCGATATCGGACCATGGGATGATACAATCGGCTCCGTCGAAAATGGGTTGGTCGACGATGAAATCGGTGCGCTTATTGCAGGATTACGTAATACAGGCGCCACAGTTTGGGCTGTTTTCGACGCCTGCCATTCGGGCACAGTGACGCGGGGCGCCCCAGCGGACGCAGACGACGTCAGGTTGCGCAAACTGGCACCGGATTCCTTGGGTGTGCCAGCCAGCGCGTTGATGGCGGCGGACACCGCCGCATCACGCGGCCTGCCCTCGAATCCGCGCAACCGCCCCCCCAGCCCCGTCGCAGATGCCGTTGCTGCTGGCCAAGATGCTGGTGCGTTCGTTGCGTTCTACGCCGCACAGACAAATGAAACGACCCCTGAAAAGCGCCTGCCGCGCGGCGACCCCGAACGCAAAAGTCTTGGTGTTTTCACCTACACCTTGTTTGAGACCATGGCCGAAAATCCAAACCTGACATATCGGCAATTGGGGCAAGAAGTTTTGCGTAAATACGCCGTTCAAAACCTCGCCTTGTCCACGCCAATGTTCGAGGGAGATTTGGACGCGCATATCTTTTCGGGAACTCCCGGTGAAAAGGTTTTGCAGTGGCCCGTGCGCGAAGGTGAATTTGGTTTATCCTTGAATGCTGGCGCGTTGCATGGCTTAAAGACAGGTGAAATTCTTGCCGTTCTGCCCACCGCCGCAAGCGCCACAATGGATGCGATTGGCTATGTTGAAGTTCTATCTACAGATACGTTTTCAACTGAATTGAACCCTATCACGCACGCAGAACTGGCGGCCTTTGATCCATATGATCTTCCGACTGGCAGCTTTGCACGTAAGCTTTCAAGTCGCGTGGATTTTACCCTGCGCGTCGCCCGCCCAAAAGGCATCTTAAGCGCGGATGTCACCGACGCATTGGTGCAGATCGAAAAAGATTTCAATGGGCGCCTTTTGATGGTTGACCCCGGACTGGATGCTGATGTGCGATTGTCTATCATGCCCGACAGCTCCCGCCCTGACGCTATCTGGATGCTGTCCGGCTCTGGTCTGTTTTCTTCGGATCAAGAAATGTCGATACCATCGGTCGGCACTGCAAACCGAAGTGGGGCGGAAATCGCGACGCTTTTGCTGGACAATCTGGAACGCATGGGACGTGCCATCAACCTAATGCGCATGGGCGGGCATTTCGACAACGCGGAACTTGGTGTTGAATTAGAACTGCAAACCAAAAACCGACAGGAACCCGACTTGCGCACTTTGGATACCACAGCCGTACCGATCCTTGTGCCAAATGACCAGGTGCACGTTCTGGCACACAACGGCGAAGCCTTTCCGATAGATGCCAATATTTTGCATATTGGCGTGGACTATTCGATCACCCATTTTTTCCGCGGTCGGTTACAACCCGGTGACACCCTAAAAAAGGGGCTGTTTCGCGTCACGAACGACACATTTGGCCGCGATCGTGTTGTGGTGATTTTGTCCCCGGCAGAAGCCCAATCAGAGATCGAGGATCTTAGGTTTCTGGGCCAAAGCGCCGTAGAGATTTTGCGCGGAACAGAGGAACAAGGTTCCGACTTTGCCAATGCCCTGCGGACGGCAGGATTTGGCCAAACGACCCGAGGCGCGGTTTCACTTGATGAAGACAGCGGACCGGAACCTGTGATTTTGCAGTTCGAGATCGATACTGTGCCAGATACCAAAAAATGAAAATTGCCCATGGGCAACTTCCTCACCTTCACCCATTAGGAACGAAAATTGCCCATGGGCAATTTTCTATTTCCGGTCATCCAAGAAGCTTTCCAAAGCAGCCCGCAAAGCAGCACTTCCTATTGAGCTGTCAAATTCTACCACAGTGCGACGGCCTTTGTTGCGGACAGTGATCGGAACATCACCCGCCGTACGACGATAGGTTTTTTCATGGGTCGGCTTTGACCCAGTGGCAGGCTTGCAGGCCGCCTTGAGACGCTTCATGACTTCAACACCATCCAAAGGGCGGCCCATCCCATTGCGCGCGTCTTCTTGCGCTTGAGCGATTGAATTTGACGTCTCTATCAAAACGCTTAAAGACTTTTTTTCGGCAATCAGCGGCTTCAAATCACGCGCATGGCGTTCTTTGATATCACGAATAGATGCGAAGGCTGCAACGATTTGAGACGGCAAATTTGCCAGTGATAAATAGCGGCTTAACCAGGGGGGGCTGACCTCTAGCCGTTCTGCCATCGCCTTTTGTTTACCACCATAATAACGCGCGATCGCATCCGCATAATCAATGGCGCGTTCATAATCAGAGATGTCTTCGCGGTCACGGTTTTCAATGTCTGCCAGACGAAACGCTTGTTCGTCGGTCATTTCACGGACATCGACCAGATACTTGAATTGCAGATAGTTATGCGCCCGCAACCAACTTACAGCAAAATGACGACGGGCCCCGCAAATCACTTCGTAGCGTAGCGGTCCATCGGGTAGGGGACGCACAATGGCCGCGAATTCCTGCCGGCCTTGTGACCGAATACCATCAATTAAATCGCGGCAGTTTTCTTCGGTCAAAAGGGCGTAGTCGCGGTTGTGACGTTCCCACATCTGACACTCTGCGGGGTCCACCCATCGCAGTGTTTTTTCTTCTATATCGCCTGCAACCTGATCTGCAATCGTAGTAGATCTTTTCAAAAAACGACTGGATCGTGCGGCAGATTTTGAAGGGGCCATGTCGTCCAGCCCACCCAACACATCGTCGTAAAGTGCGTCGTGTTTTTTGTTCATAACAGTCCTTCCTTTCGCAAAGCGGGATAGTGACTTGGCCATGTTTTACGGATCAGAACTTCGATCTCGCGGTTCACCGCATCCAGATAAGCCCGGCATCGTTTGTGCGTTTCTGTGCGTGTCGCCGGCCCAGTGGTTTCGTAGACCGTCGATAGGTTTGCAGAGGCGTTGTCGATTTCCGCGCTGTCTTTCAAAACGGCCTGCATCATGTCCATAGGGAACACAGCGTCCATCATCCGTTTGATAGCGACATGCGCCGACTTATTGTCGTTCATTTTAGTCCCCAAAATGCGCAAAAATGCATATTCGCGGGCACCACCAGCCTGTGCCAGTTCATGCATCGTCGCACCCATCATCTTAAGGAAATGCGCTGTTGATCCAAAATCAATATTGTTCGGAGGTGCTGGGATCACCAAGGCATTGGCCGCACGCAACACAGACAACGACAACATGCCAAGGGCAGGGGGCGGATCCAGAAGAATGACGTCGAACTGATCCTTGATGGTATCTATGCCAGAACGCAAACGGTCCAGAACAAAACTTTGTTCGCGCACCATGCGGGCAGCGAATTCATATTCGGCGTCATAAAGGCCAAGGTTCGCAGGAATAAGCGCGACATTCGGCCAGTAGGTTGCACGTAAAGCATAGTGTAAAGACGATGGGCCGCCGTGACGGAAAAACGGGTAAAGGGTGTCTTCGTCTTCGTCGACATCCACGTCAGGGTTCAATCCAAAAACGCTTGTTGTGCTGGCTTGACTGTCGCAATCAATCACGCACACCCGATATCCTTTAAGCGCAAGATACTGCGCAAGATGACAAACTACCGTTGATTTGCCCACGCCGCCTTTGAAATTTTGGATTGCCAAAACAAGGGCCTCATCGGTATCGGCCCGATGTGGCAATGTTCCAAACAAAGTGCGCATACGGTTGATATCGGTTAGCGCGTATCCGGTGCGACGATTTGTGGTTGGGTCTTTATCAGGTTCAGGCAAGCGCCCGTCATCTTCAGCATCACGGATTGCTTTTTCACTGCGACCGACCATTTCCGCGGCTTTGCGCATGTTGAACCGCAAGTCCAATGTCTTGTCAGCCCCCGGGGCATACACGCGTTCCCGCAGCCGTCCGATGACGGTTGATGCGCGTGTCGCGAGGGTTTCCAGATCATCTAAAGTGACAGGGGGCAGGGCAGGGTTTTGCATCTATGTTACCATCTTGGAAGTGTCCTTCGAATCATGGTGATAAATGGTTCTTGGGTAAAGTGCGAATTCTTAGGCATGTTTGTCCAAAAACCGCACCTTGCAGGTGTGGCACCACAGTGTTGGAAATTCGCGTGGTACCGGAGCAAAAGATGGAGCTTTATTGCCCGATAGGCAGCTTGTTGCCCAATTTGTAAGTTTCGGCTGATCGTAACGGGGTTTGTAATATGAATCGGTCAATCCAAAAATCTTTTAAAACCAAATTTGAAAAACCAGTCTTTTCTAATTCATATAGTTCTAGTTCATACAGTGTAAGTATCTGTTATAAAGACGAAAAACCCTTTATCTCTTACGTATTGGGCTGGCTTGGCATACGTAATGGGATGTTTGACCTTACGCAGTGGGATCGCTGTTCTTACGTTTAGGATGCACTTTAACTCTTACCTATTGGGTGGTTCAGTATAGGGGATTTTACAGCAAAAAAAGTGTATTCTTATCAAAGCATTGCGATTCGGCTTCCGAATCAGTCGCTATTTAAAACTTACGTTTTGGGTGATTTACCAAGACCTCTATTTCTGATATCTTACACTTAACAGCATACAAAAGTAAGCGAACACAGGTAAGAGATGGCGCCCAAAGATCGCCCCATACGCACGGTCGATGCCAGACCAAACGCAGAGACGCTGGTAAAACCCGGCGAGTTGGTTGATCTTGTTGAGGTCACGCCTCTGACTTTGGCAGACCGCCGTATTTATAACCAGCTGCTGGAAAACGCGTGGGACGCGATTGAACGCCCTGTGACCCATATGATTTCCAAAAGTGACTTGCGGGGCTCTCATAATTCAAATGACCGGGTTGGTGAATCCATCGAACGGTTGATGGCTTCCATCGTCAAGGTGCGTGTGATGCGCGACGGGGAACCCGCGATTGAACGCGTGCAGCTGTTGGGCGGCAACATCGAAACAACACGGCGCGACGGGTTGTTTGAATATGAAATTCCATCGCGGCTGCGCAATATCATCAAAGATAGCACCGTTTTTGCACGGCTTCAGCGCGAAGTGATGTTTGCGCTAAGTTCGAAATACGCCCTGACCTTGTACGAGATGATCCAGAAGCGTGGCAAGTTGCGCTGGCGGTCGTCTGAAAAATTCAGCCTTGAGGATTTGCGCGGCGTTCTGGGTGTTCCGAAAGGCAAGCTGGCCAGCTGGTCCAACCTTAAATTGCGTGCGATTGATCCTGCCTTGGAAGAAGTGAACGCGCTCAGCGATTATGTTGTTGCTGTTGAACCGGTTAAAACGGGACGGCGTGTCACCCATGTGGAATTGCGGTGGTGGACCAAAGACGCCAAAAGCACAGCAGAAGCCGAACGCGAATTGAGCTTTTCCAAAGTAGGGCGCAAAGCCCGCACCAAAGGTAAAGTTGAAGACATAAAGCCGCGTCCGGCGTGGTTGGACAAGAAGGGGCCAAGCCTGCGATCCGAGACGTATGAAACAGCGCGACTGCGGTATGCAGGTTATGATATTTATCATGTGGAAGGTGAGTGGCGGGCATGGTCTGCAGGCAAAGATGCGCCACAAGACCCGGATCGCGCGTTTCTGGCATTTTTCAGGAAATTCGCTGAAGCCAATCCCATATAGGCTCTACTTCGCGGCTTAGAGTAGCAGAATTTACTGGGGCAGCTGCAAAACTGCGGTGCAGACTTCAATTCCGATGATATCCTGGCACAATCCGGGTGGGCCCTCTGATCCGTCCAATGGCGAAAGCATCGCGTCAAATCCGGTCTGCACTGTCAAAGACCCCGCGTTGCGCCAATATTGTGCCTGAACGCTGATGGCTTCGCCCGATTGATCGGCGCGTCTGCTCAGTGCTTGCACCCAATCATGCAAAGCGACGCCCACAATATTGGCAAGATGGAAATGTCCGGCCTGATCAAAGGTGACAAGAATTTCGGAAGCGATGGCGGAGCGCGCAAAGATTTGCATGCTGTCTTCATTAAACACATTCACAAAGGCAGTGGTCAGCGCATCATGATCAATTGCTGCACCGCGCTGTATGGCGGCTTTGGCCCGCAAAATTTGAACGTCGGCTTCCAGTCTAAGGCGGTCTTCAAGGTCCAACCCGTCTGCGTCCAACGCTTGTAAGCTTAAATTAGCGGCGCGGTCCCACTGTCGGGCCTCGCGGGCGTGTCGTATCCGGGTTTCTAGGTTAAGATCGGCTTGCGCTGCAAGACCATCAGACGCCTGCGTCATCCAGCGCTGCAAAAGTATTCCGCGGGGGCTGTCTGCGGCAGTGTTCGCTGCAAGTATGCTAATGGCGCTGGCCAGTAGATCACGCACAGCGGGATCATTCAGAAGTTCGGGGCGCAGGGCAGGGGCGGTGGACTTGGGATCGACCAGATCGTGAAAGGCGGTGTCGTAGTGCTGGCCGGCCTGATTGTCGCCTTGAACTTGGGCGTAGATGGCCATCATTGCGCTTTGGATTGCGTTCGAAACCCGGACCATGGGATCATCATCTAGCGGCGGGGGCATACGCAGTCCGCGCAACAGTGATGTTGCCTGTTCGTAGTCGCCTGTTTCAAACACATCCGAAGATTCGCGCATCAGCTCGGTTGCGCGTGTGAAACCGGGGCTTTCGTTCGGGGCCACAGGGGCATCCAGCAACGTGCGCAGTTCGTTTCTTTCGGGCTCAATCAGAACGTCAAGCGGATGGACAGCCATCTGCGCCACAATTGCCTGCGCTGCCGCGTCATTTCCGAACCACGCGTGATAATATGCCATATAGCTTAGGATGGCGTCGCGTGTGTCGGTATCGCCTGACTGTTTCGCAAGTGCGGCCCCTTCATCCAGCAAGCCCATGCCGCGTTCGTAGCGGGCCAGCCCCGACAGGATCAAAACACCGTTTACCAGCATAACGCGCGCCCAAAGCGGATCTTTCAGTGTCCCTTGCGCTTTGGCCTCGCGCAGTGATTGCGTCAGATAGGCGTCCATACGCAGCGCCCCTTTGTCGTCGATTTCTGCGTCGAAACGGTCAAGCACATCCTGTGCTGTCAGGGTCTGGGCAACAGCGGCTGTAGACATTGCTAAGACCAGCACCATGGAAACAAGAAACCGCATCACGAGTTCCCCACCATAAAGAACGGCGCCCACGCAAAGGGATGGGCCAAGGTCGGGTCACTGTCATCTTCCATAAGCGTCAACATGGACCTACGCAGGGCTTCTGCTTTGCGCAGATCCGGGGTCTTGCGCATCTGTGCGAATGCCCCGGCTGTCAGCCGCGCTGCGGCATCGTCACGTACGGGCCAATGGCTCACCAAAAGCGCTTCGGCGCCGGCTGCGAAAAAAGCACTGGCCAACCCTGATAGTCCTTCTGCGCCTTCGCCGTCACCGGCTGCTGTATTGCACGCAGACAAAACCACCCATTCCGCGTTCAACGTAAGTCCGGCGATTTCGCCTGCTTTCAACAATCCATCGTCGCCGGGTGTCGGCTCAAGCGGGGGTGTTAATGCAAGGGCGGGTTCATCCAAACCTTGCAATTCGCCCGATATCAATCCGTGTGTGGCGAAAACAACGACGTCTTGGGTGCTGAGGTCGATAGCGTTCAACGCGGTTTCTGAAGCCTGCGCACCCAATAAGACCTGCGCTTTATCGGGCGCAAACGTTGCAGCGATGGCACGTACTTCGCGGCGTGTGC encodes:
- a CDS encoding sensor histidine kinase, producing the protein MTGLFSGSPFRTALIVACVPLGLAVLGVWVVYGVLENRLIRATEDRLQAEVQGFAALYDQRRIVSLREAIAYRADKGDPAGSIYVLLDRNGKMLAGNLADWPAGVKVPEEGTGPTQGDRVAVGAGGDHLVSSQGLRGGFPVLVGVSLNPVDQTLTRMLWVLCGFGLAMLMAGLCAAWLTASAARNRIAAMNADLSRIGGAGGVAARLGGLDGTSEQSALVGHINAMLDRISHLFDAHQRLGNVVAHEMRTPLSRIRTQLDRLDLDDVSRAGLDEEIRNTIRLFDSLLSIAQMDAEAGRSEGLVPVDLSAILRGLQQLYDPVAEDASRHLEVEAGVDMMLLGDPDLLTQLFSNLIENGLKYTRPGDTISVTLTRTDQRIISRVADTGPGIQADLKADLFTPFARGANTQKTPGHGLGLSLVRAIALRHGARPRVAEVEKGFAIEIDWLHLSMHSGDRISESS
- a CDS encoding response regulator transcription factor, which gives rise to MTDRSATVLVIEDDPEMMCALCDACDDLGLSAFEATTFAQGLAIAQAHPVALAIVDRLLPDGDSVDMIGELRALGQVPVVLMVSALAHAGHRSHGLDRGADDYLAKPFDAEELRARIRALMRRGRSENTGNDFLVFGALEIRMRARTVHHGQTHIPISPKEFDLLLYFAQNAGTPLSRMQLLEHVWNLNFDPQTNVVDVHVGRLRRKLESQTGRDWIHTARGTGYWFGPAPESRP
- a CDS encoding S1C family serine protease gives rise to the protein MRLITLAIFITLGWFAPDAARATNMTKATTDRVLASTVIVRSDDGRNRFLGSGFVVRDKKTVVSNAHVIGNAGRVMLVFQDGTRMAARVMRIDKMLDLSVLETEKATSVDPLQLDVGAVHPGHTVYATGAPLEAGFSLTAGIVSARARQVDATQPLLYVQHSASVNPGSSGGPLLNFQGGVLGVNTRISDGSRFFVGIAYAISAADVSEFLSREPGPEILAPGMKVRPFSPRIRTALGFEGQGVLVDLVRPNSPASRAGMQAGDILTVYGATQITTPGDLAFALRKSNIDTDIEVIRENRTITLTVDRTPLPASLNAMTTNAAEAIETYGFADMGLTINVMGTIDAVSSNGTGFFVGLSKGDRIDAINGRGVETFGPDWPQTFQFDEPLLLRIVLPDGATQHYMLDPWDDGVGLRPSSGANVLDQEVVSFD
- a CDS encoding caspase family protein, with product MRCNLMRRLGAAAILMLTAHPLWADNHALVVGASTYTNLDEKFWLRGPANDAVLVKTYLTTTAPVPFPEGNVIMLADGVTASDGDPTLQGIRDAFATLQAKLQPGDFVYLHFSGHGTQTPAADPDSETDGLDEMFLPIDIGPWDDTIGSVENGLVDDEIGALIAGLRNTGATVWAVFDACHSGTVTRGAPADADDVRLRKLAPDSLGVPASALMAADTAASRGLPSNPRNRPPSPVADAVAAGQDAGAFVAFYAAQTNETTPEKRLPRGDPERKSLGVFTYTLFETMAENPNLTYRQLGQEVLRKYAVQNLALSTPMFEGDLDAHIFSGTPGEKVLQWPVREGEFGLSLNAGALHGLKTGEILAVLPTAASATMDAIGYVEVLSTDTFSTELNPITHAELAAFDPYDLPTGSFARKLSSRVDFTLRVARPKGILSADVTDALVQIEKDFNGRLLMVDPGLDADVRLSIMPDSSRPDAIWMLSGSGLFSSDQEMSIPSVGTANRSGAEIATLLLDNLERMGRAINLMRMGGHFDNAELGVELELQTKNRQEPDLRTLDTTAVPILVPNDQVHVLAHNGEAFPIDANILHIGVDYSITHFFRGRLQPGDTLKKGLFRVTNDTFGRDRVVVILSPAEAQSEIEDLRFLGQSAVEILRGTEEQGSDFANALRTAGFGQTTRGAVSLDEDSGPEPVILQFEIDTVPDTKK
- a CDS encoding ParB/RepB/Spo0J family partition protein; the encoded protein is MNKKHDALYDDVLGGLDDMAPSKSAARSSRFLKRSTTIADQVAGDIEEKTLRWVDPAECQMWERHNRDYALLTEENCRDLIDGIRSQGRQEFAAIVRPLPDGPLRYEVICGARRHFAVSWLRAHNYLQFKYLVDVREMTDEQAFRLADIENRDREDISDYERAIDYADAIARYYGGKQKAMAERLEVSPPWLSRYLSLANLPSQIVAAFASIRDIKERHARDLKPLIAEKKSLSVLIETSNSIAQAQEDARNGMGRPLDGVEVMKRLKAACKPATGSKPTHEKTYRRTAGDVPITVRNKGRRTVVEFDSSIGSAALRAALESFLDDRK
- a CDS encoding AAA family ATPase, encoding MQNPALPPVTLDDLETLATRASTVIGRLRERVYAPGADKTLDLRFNMRKAAEMVGRSEKAIRDAEDDGRLPEPDKDPTTNRRTGYALTDINRMRTLFGTLPHRADTDEALVLAIQNFKGGVGKSTVVCHLAQYLALKGYRVCVIDCDSQASTTSVFGLNPDVDVDEDEDTLYPFFRHGGPSSLHYALRATYWPNVALIPANLGLYDAEYEFAARMVREQSFVLDRLRSGIDTIKDQFDVILLDPPPALGMLSLSVLRAANALVIPAPPNNIDFGSTAHFLKMMGATMHELAQAGGAREYAFLRILGTKMNDNKSAHVAIKRMMDAVFPMDMMQAVLKDSAEIDNASANLSTVYETTGPATRTETHKRCRAYLDAVNREIEVLIRKTWPSHYPALRKEGLL
- a CDS encoding replication initiation protein, which encodes MAPKDRPIRTVDARPNAETLVKPGELVDLVEVTPLTLADRRIYNQLLENAWDAIERPVTHMISKSDLRGSHNSNDRVGESIERLMASIVKVRVMRDGEPAIERVQLLGGNIETTRRDGLFEYEIPSRLRNIIKDSTVFARLQREVMFALSSKYALTLYEMIQKRGKLRWRSSEKFSLEDLRGVLGVPKGKLASWSNLKLRAIDPALEEVNALSDYVVAVEPVKTGRRVTHVELRWWTKDAKSTAEAERELSFSKVGRKARTKGKVEDIKPRPAWLDKKGPSLRSETYETARLRYAGYDIYHVEGEWRAWSAGKDAPQDPDRAFLAFFRKFAEANPI